From the Calonectris borealis chromosome 15, bCalBor7.hap1.2, whole genome shotgun sequence genome, the window TAATGGAAACTGGAGGCAATATTAAGCaggtggggaggaaagaaagggCAACATCTTAAGCAGCACAGGTGTTTTAAAATAAGCTGGGGTAAGCTGTAATTGTCCTTTGGACAATCTTAATATACTGCCTATGGGTGAACAAGACAGCAGAAACATCACAAAACTTTACAGAGACATTTTATAAATCAAAGAGATAGAGCTGGGAATATCAGAAATGCCCAATTCAGTTTGGCCAAAACAGGATTTTAATGCAGTTGAGCAAGTCATTTATCCACATGCAACAGCTAAAAAGTTTAGAGCATAGTTGTTGACTTAAATGCAGCTTCAACTTCAGAAGCTAGCTAGGAACTACATTAAAAGAAGTGGGGAAGGAAATCTTCCAGCATATACGCTATATGTTCCATAATGCAACTCAGGTACAGGCAGTTACCACAGTTGCCTAACACAGGTGATTGTACACTGGGACCTTTTAAGACCAAGCTTCCCCACTTCAAGTCAGTTACTTGCCCACAGCAAGGGACTTTCTCATGCTCTGCGCAGTGAGCTGGAAGGAGAACATACACCACTAAGCTGCTGTTAGACAGTCAGAGAAACATCTCCTCAGCTAGTGGCCTAAGACAACTTCTTGGGTGTTACTACTTATCAGCTGCACCATGTGGTGCTTCATTTCAGGCAGAGAAAGGTCACTGCAGTGTGGTAATTCATGGATGGTTAATTGGCACCTGCTTGTGAGCAGAATTTGAGGTGACACATTATTCAGAGTGGCAAAGGGTGAGCTCTGCATTAAGTATTTGTTTGTCTGCCCCTTTGGATCTTATTTGTGAAGCAGTCACTGTAACTGATATTTCTGATAAAGACAATATTCCAACATGTTTcagttaattattttccttttcctatacGTTCCACATAAAGGAAAAAGTCAAAGAATTGATTGAACAGACCAGTTTTCTAATGCATATAAACTTAATGAATTTTTTCTGTCAATATTTTCAACCCTCTGcactgggaaaaggaagaaagttaaGCTTACAccaaatactgattttatttagTAGAGCACCATGTTAAGTTCCACTTAAGAAGGCAAGCCTTAGCTGGCATTCTTTAGCTTAAGGAAAAGTGTGTCTGTCTAGTACCTTGCAcattcttcttttgctttgtttttagtgTATTCTGCTTCCTGAAGCAGCTGTAGATTATCTTGGCCTATTTTTTTTAGAGTAGCAACTTCTTCTTGCAGAGAGGTGTTCTCCAATTTAAGACTGTGTATTTCTTCAGCTATTGTCTTCTTGTAGCTGGTATTCCAATGCAAATAAGAAAAATCTTGTTACTTTAGACAAAATACAGATTGACATGTTAAGGCCTGACATGTTCAGACCTTACAAGAGCAATACAAGATCATGCTAACAAGTTTAAGACATTTTATAATCTGGAGATATGGCAGTGTTCTGGCACTGATAAAtccaaagttaaaagaaaaacccCATTTCCATAAAGCCATAAGCAGTAACACTACGACAAATGTTGCAATACAGATATTTTCACATTTTGgtagatattttaaaacacaaaagacCTACTATATCTGGAGCTTATTTTAAAGACCTATCTGCAGCTTGCATTGGCAAATATCCCACTGGATCCTTCATGGGTGTCTTGCATACTTAGCAATGACACTATCACTTTTGAAATACTTCAACAACCTGAATATTTTGAGAGGAAAGATCTGCAAGAACTGTAGGAAAAAGATCTCGATTCAGAGCAAGTTTTGAGACTAAACAAGAAGTCTTTTTGCAACAGATTTTAGTGCAAAGAGAACACCATCACTAGTTACAACTCTCATTGAGATTCAAGAGCACTTGAGTATTCTAATTGGTTATACTTTGGAACAAGTAACATCCAGTTTCCTGAACTACATGCTGAGTATGTTATTACACTTGACTAGTACTCaaaaggaataaattaatttcttaatgccATCAAATACTCCATCACAAAATCCTCTGCTCTAATACTGTACCAACGCTCATTACAGTGTAAGTACCATGAATACAAGGCACATgaataaaaagcatattttattgtAATCTTAGAGATAATCCCTGTCCTAGATCTTAATGCAACTTAAATACCTTTCAAACTCAGCAACAGTCCTTCCAAGTTTACACAATGTATTGCTATGCTCTTCTTGGATTTGCAAAACAGCATTGCTGTTCGTTTCATTGATTTGCTCCAACTCAGCAttcttcctgaaataaaaattcagcatTCCACACTAGAGATAAGTATGTCTGAACACATATGCTGTTATCAGTTACAGAAGGCTTGCAGTGGTAGCAATAAATTGTGACAAACCAGTAACTTCTCTGCCACAACTTCTCATATATTAAAGCACAATCTTCATAGCAGATTTAACTAAGCAGTTCCCCCTCCCTTTATTCTCCAAGATAGCTACAGAATAGATTGAACACCTAATAGTAAACTTTCAATACATGAAAGGAAGAAACAACTTGCTTGAAAGTCTTTCCTAGTTGCCCTCTCCAGGGCAGAAACATCGAATATAACATGCATGTAACTCACCCTTCACAGCAACACCATATTACTACGGTACTGGCACTTCAAGCAAGTCTCAGCAAGCTAATTAAACAGTTTTAAGACAATATAAAACCGATTCAAATTGCTCAGCTGGATTAGGTCTAATCATTATCAATAATCAACAAGCAGCAAGAAATAAATTTAGATCTGTTCAGGTCTCTAAAACCTGAGTTAGGCTCAGAAGCTTTCTTTATGCTACTgatttaacatttttcctttcaaagcttTAGAGTTAGAAAGTTTATTTCACAAACCCTTTCAACTTTACTTCCATCTGTGCAAGTTCAAGAGCTTGAGATTTGATTTCTTGTTCCAACTGCTTCACcaacttttcagcttttttttccttagcatgtAATTTATTCAGCTCATTCATTGCATCATTCAGCTCTTCTTCAAGAAGACATCTCTCACTTGTTACTTCATCTTGGAATTCTAGTAACTTCTGGTGCATTGATGCAGATGACTCCTGCATGTCAGAGtaacacagattttaaaactaCCAGTATTTTTCTAGATACTAAAGACTAACTTGCAGTGTTCAAACTTTAAAGCACAAGAATAAGGTCAAATCTACAGGAAGAACCAAAACACCCATCATACTAGCTATGATTCTTAGAGATACTGGACCACACACAGTTTCTGCTTGCCAGCATCCACTTGTACATTCCACAGATTAGATCATTAATAATACAGCAATCTCACATGTAACCAAATTCAGAACCTTTAGTGCCAGTTATTGGGATTAGAGTCTATTTTTAGACTAATTTATAGTCTGTATTTAccttctcttgctgcagctgagagACCATCTCCTCATGTTTCTGAAGCAGTTTTTGATGTTCTTGTTCTTctaagccaattttttttttcaggtcttctATTTCAGCATTCATACTCAGGAATTTTCCTCTGTTCTCAGACAACTCTTTCTCTGCATAGAGAAATTGTCAATATAACACAAATTCCCTTCTCTATCTTCAAAGAACTACAACATCTATTCTTCATATTACTTCCATTCTAGCTTTTAAGTTAGTTAGGCAAGGggagaacaaacaaaaacaacaaacaaaaaacacacacacacccccccccccgccaacccACATCTTTAACCCATCTGGAAACTCCTCAAAATTGGCTGGAAGTACaccactttaaaaataattttaacagcaGGAATCTTTGGATCAAGCAATTAGCCTTCATCAAAACAGCAGTATGGCTGGGGAAAAACAACTAAATGATTTCCCCAAAGCTTCTTCCACATAATACTAGCACATACAAGCCAACTGGTACACAGAGAACTGAGTACCAGTCTCAGGCTGCAGAGTTGCTGGTTTTGGGGGAAAGCGGGGGGAAGAGGTGAAGAAGGATTCCTAGACATTCCCAATACCTCAATGAATTTGTGCACAAGCTGCTAACAGTGGATTGATACCATATTGTACAGCTTCTCAATGAAGAGTAAGGAACAGCTCATTTGTGTTCAGCTTTCTGACTAAAGCCGTTCCTACTATGTAAACAATTTTCATTTCTATACTATCTGCCTTAGTAACCCTCCATGGAAATACAAATTTAGACTTAACAGATGTCAGATTCAAGGTAGTTTCCATATTGATAGAAATATGCCTGGCTGTTTTCAGCTGGAGTTCAGAGACATGACTTAACTTGGAACAAACCAGTCTAAATGGACATTTTAGAACAAATCTATTTGAGATGCTTTAAGGCATGTCAGTGACCCCACATATGTGAACAGCATACAAGCActaaaaattacctttttcttgTTGAAGCAATTGACACCTTTCATTAAGTTCTTTTATCAGTTTAAATGattcttcctcttttgttttgagGGTATCCCTCAGGATGCCAATATCTTGGTCTTTCTTTATCAATGTCTCCTCCATCTGGGCAACGTCTAGTTTGTACTTCTCAACTGTTCCTGCAACACTACTGTAAGAGAAAATTCAGGTATTTGTTACCACTAAATTTTGTTTGTAAGCTTACACttcagcacaaaggaaaaatacttagGACTGTTGGTTTCCAACAGGAAAACTGCCTTCACCTGCTTTCCCAAATACAAGTTTTTGTACATTAAGACAggttaattaaaatgaaaagcattttatttcaacactgatgttttgttttaaaagaaacttatacaatcacacaaataaaatataaagttttGAATAAAACAGTAAATCGATTTACAGATGACTGCTACATCCAGTTTTTTCCAAAGCTGAGTTTTGACAGAAATGCATACACAGTAATAAACCAGATTTTACAAGAATAAGCAGAATCTTAAGATATATAGCCAGTTAATGAAGAATCTCTTAGTGAGTAAATTgtcagggcggggggggggggggggggggcgaagaGTGAATTAGTTAAATTCAAATACTTATGTATTTTCACCATGTTCTGAGCTAGGGACACCTTACTGTGAAGACTGGCAAGAGTTTCAATTGGCTACAAAGCACTGGATTAGTAATTTTTAGAATCAAACTGACACTCACACATACGTAATTCATCACAACTCTTAAATGCAAATCGGAGTATTGTAAAGTTCACCGGAAGCCAAGATTGAGGGTTTTTTGCCCTACCGTACATTGTTTTACAATTGAAGGCTAAAAGACATTCCTGCCAGTACCTTAGAGGGAAAGGATTTAGCTTGATTTATGTACAAATAACTCAGGCTAAAAACATGATTTCAGGACCCTGATACAAAACTCTTCCATAGTACTGCTTAGCCCAGAAAAGCACAGAGACATTtagaaagataattaaaataatatcttaTGAATCCTTTCCATTGTGTGGAGAaatatctgattttgttcccccctcTATTTTAACACTGTTAAACAGAGTTATTGCCAAGGTTCTACTTCACCAGTCATAAACAACGCTTAGTTTTACTGCCTTTTAACTTACCCAGTCCAACTCAAGAACAATTTGTTGTTACCTGAGCTCTGTGATATATTCCAGGAGTTTTTCAGTGTCAGACTTTTCTTCAACTTTCTCTCTCTCAGTAGCAGACCTAAAACCAGGAAGTTTTCATGATGGATGTATTTAAACAAATTCAGAGCTACTTGTAAGCTATTTGTTTACAGATAAGCAAGTAGAAATAAGCCCTTGAATCATGATTTAGTagtaatacatatttttcataaTGCAGTTTGGCTGACAAACTGGCATTGGCTCTAAGAGGTGATTCTACCCTCTTTTGATACTTGTTCCATATGGTCTTCTCATTTGTAGTAAAGATGCCAAGTCATATTCTGCCACAAGCAAGTATGCTAGAACAGCTGCATTAGCTAGACAAATTATCATTTCCTCCCTTTGTGAATTGCACTACCTATATTATTAGCTTGGTGTATTTTAACTCAAATATAAGTATAAAAATTCTACTCATATTTGAGCACTTGGATGTGAAGTAAATGCAGAAAGCATAAGAAGGATGCTGCAGTGCCGATCATGCAAAATTGAGATAAAATATACCTTATAAGTTCATCTTTCTTAGGTCACCATCCTCAGAAATAGCCTATATACTATCGCACTGTTCCTGTGCTGCAATTGACATTATTTGGGCAGAATAAAAAGTGTTGATTTGGAACTCTCTTCCTACATACAGCTGCTTCAGCCAAGACACTTTGCAGTTGCCTTTCTTCACAGAATGTGACTACTGTGAAGCAACTTTGAAGGCACCACCACTGCTCTTCAATACACTTAGCTGGAGAACACACATGTGTTCACGGAATCTGTGTAAAATGCCTGGCTACTGAATTAGGATCTCAACTCCTGGTCCAATGCTTTTTCATTCTTGCTTATTCTTAACTTACTAGTCTGAAGGGCCAGACACTGAAGCATCCAATCGACACGAATGTCTTGCTCTAAGACGAATGACAATTCTTCCCTCAAGATACATaacttccctccccaccccatagCCAAGAAAACTCCACCCTTACCACACCGGAAGACAAAGGGTTGAGATGATATAGCTTGTCTTCTGGAAAAGGGTTAGATACACTAGAGGAACAATATTTTGTGTGTTCATTTTATAACAATACAACAGTTCCTAAAACTTCATTCCATCAAATTATTCCAGGTCACAAATACTAATAATTTCCATTCCTTCTCAGAAGAGACATGGCCTGTATTTTTCCCTAAACTACGTGCTTACTATAATATATAAGCATGTAAGCACAGCTAGATGATATAATGTCATCTAAGTCAATTCCTTTCCTTACTACTTACAGTTTTTCTTCTAACTGCGCTACTTTTCCTTTTGAATGCTCTAGATTCCTTTGCACTTCCTGCAGCTTCATTTCCATATCTTCCTGCTTTGCAAgtgcagtcttaaaaaaaaaaaaaaaagacaaatatttccaCCAAAATGagatttagtaaaaaaaaaaaaacatcccttgTCTGAGAGTCAGTGGGGGGACATTgaagcactgggatacacatttagcaaaagtggtaaactgaaattaattcataAGTACAATTTAACGATAGTGCTTGCTCCTATGCCAAATGTGTTTGAAAGTATCCCTCTGTAAAGATATTAGCCATTTGTTAAAACAACAATAACCACCACCCCCCGAAAAACACAAACGTGTAAGAGCTTCAAACTATACTCAGGACCACTGGTTTTCAAAGAAATTAATAGTCTGACCAACAGTATTTCTCAGCTTCCTTACTTAAACTCAGATTTACTCTGCACATCAACAACGAAATCAAGAACATTAGtttttgatctttctttctttctctattttcagTCTACAGAAAATAGAAGAATCTACCGAGTTGAGGACAGAAACAAAACATAATCTGCAGTTCTGCTGTAAGCCCTTCATTGTCTGTTCCTGAACAGCTCAGAATTGCCATCCTGTGCAGTGCAAATGGTCATACCTTTTCCTTAGCATCCCTCTTGTTTCTGAGCTTCATTAACTCCATGCATAGGCTGCTCATTTTCTTCTGCACGCCATCTTCAGACAGCTTATTAGAGATGAATATAAAACCACTAAGCATAACTCCTTTATATGAATTACTCTTCACACCATCTTTTAAAAGCACCCCCCTCCCACCCACAACACTGATCTCTACCCAAACTTGAGACGGATGTTAGCAGGTCCCACTCTGTCGTTAGACAGAAGCGCACAGGATCCCAAACCAGACATTCTCTACCCCTGTGGCAATGAAGGGGCATGGAGAATACGAAAACAGATGCTGATCAGCAACTAAAGTTTCCTCTTGCCCAGGGAGCTTAATAACAGGAAAGCCAAAGCAAATATGCGCTTATTTGTCTGAATACCTTTGACTTCAGTAGTTCATTGGTTCTTGTTAGTTCCAGAAGCTGTTTTTTTAGGCA encodes:
- the HMMR gene encoding hyaluronan mediated motility receptor isoform X2, with the translated sequence MAFCRAPLRRFNESSGETNLNSEKSAPTPVTGRRLKSLGSTPANGTLKPKKDLILMKEKKKQKTLEKEIRALVRERGEQDKKLQALDEDFVKIEAKLSATVQEKTSLLANVACLKKQLLELTRTNELLKSKLSEDGVQKKMSSLCMELMKLRNKRDAKEKTALAKQEDMEMKLQEVQRNLEHSKGKVAQLEEKLSATEREKVEEKSDTEKLLEYITELSSVAGTVEKYKLDVAQMEETLIKKDQDIGILRDTLKTKEEESFKLIKELNERCQLLQQEKEKELSENRGKFLSMNAEIEDLKKKIGLEEQEHQKLLQKHEEMVSQLQQEKESSASMHQKLLEFQDEVTSERCLLEEELNDAMNELNKLHAKEKKAEKLVKQLEQEIKSQALELAQMEVKLKGKNAELEQINETNSNAVLQIQEEHSNTLCKLGRTVAEFESYKKTIAEEIHSLKLENTSLQEEVATLKKIGQDNLQLLQEAEYTKNKAKEECARLLLEVQTKLALKEAETERTRESCLAQMTKLQEELEQQTEVLKRKLEVERSRKTINEDVISSLKEEIKTWRNLYEDLHNKTKPFQQQLDAFEAEKNALLNEHGAAQEELNKLSDAYAKLLGHQNQKQKIKHVMKLKEENTHLKQDVSKLRALLAKEKQTNRDLQEQLYAIQGIRRFDPSKAFQHDSKENIPPKTPLKEGNKNKI
- the HMMR gene encoding hyaluronan mediated motility receptor isoform X1, giving the protein MAFCRAPLRRFNESSVCTPLRGSYDVKSSDALKSSLSSETGQRIRKQKSETNLNSEKSAPTPVTGRRLKSLGSTPANGTLKPKKDLILMKEKKKQKTLEKEIRALVRERGEQDKKLQALDEDFVKIEAKLSATVQEKTSLLANVACLKKQLLELTRTNELLKSKLSEDGVQKKMSSLCMELMKLRNKRDAKEKTALAKQEDMEMKLQEVQRNLEHSKGKVAQLEEKLSATEREKVEEKSDTEKLLEYITELSSVAGTVEKYKLDVAQMEETLIKKDQDIGILRDTLKTKEEESFKLIKELNERCQLLQQEKEKELSENRGKFLSMNAEIEDLKKKIGLEEQEHQKLLQKHEEMVSQLQQEKESSASMHQKLLEFQDEVTSERCLLEEELNDAMNELNKLHAKEKKAEKLVKQLEQEIKSQALELAQMEVKLKGKNAELEQINETNSNAVLQIQEEHSNTLCKLGRTVAEFESYKKTIAEEIHSLKLENTSLQEEVATLKKIGQDNLQLLQEAEYTKNKAKEECARLLLEVQTKLALKEAETERTRESCLAQMTKLQEELEQQTEVLKRKLEVERSRKTINEDVISSLKEEIKTWRNLYEDLHNKTKPFQQQLDAFEAEKNALLNEHGAAQEELNKLSDAYAKLLGHQNQKQKIKHVMKLKEENTHLKQDVSKLRALLAKEKQTNRDLQEQLYAIQGIRRFDPSKAFQHDSKENIPPKTPLKEGNKNKI